Proteins co-encoded in one Spirosoma endbachense genomic window:
- a CDS encoding isopenicillin N synthase family dioxygenase — MSSQELYDEIPSLDLADFTSGDPERKARFVQDLGRAFNQIGFVAIRNHGLTDDLTQRLYESAKAFFSAPDDIKRKYEHPELSGQRGYIGKGKETAKGFKVADLKEFYHIGQPEPVGEMPANVFPEEYPEFGEATLTAYQTLENAGKQLLRAIALYLELPEMYFDDKVKNGDSILRALHYFPLDPEKTPDGAVRAAAHGDINLITLLMGASADGLEVLRRDGKWIGITALPDQVVVNVGDMLDRLTNHKLKSTIHQVVNPPREKMNQSRYSIPFFMHPRADMDLKSLESCIDTEHPKLYVDMTAGEFLNERLMELGLKKA; from the coding sequence ATGTCATCACAAGAATTGTACGATGAAATCCCGTCGTTGGATCTGGCTGATTTCACATCGGGCGATCCGGAACGCAAAGCTCGCTTTGTGCAGGATTTAGGTCGGGCGTTTAATCAGATTGGCTTCGTGGCCATCCGCAATCACGGGTTGACCGATGACCTTACACAGCGACTTTATGAGTCAGCTAAAGCGTTTTTTTCGGCTCCAGACGATATTAAGCGGAAATATGAACACCCCGAATTAAGTGGCCAACGGGGTTATATTGGCAAAGGGAAAGAAACAGCCAAAGGGTTTAAAGTAGCAGATCTCAAAGAATTCTACCATATTGGTCAGCCTGAGCCGGTTGGGGAAATGCCAGCCAATGTGTTTCCGGAAGAATATCCTGAATTTGGTGAAGCGACGTTAACGGCTTATCAAACGCTCGAAAATGCGGGTAAGCAGTTACTGCGGGCAATAGCGCTTTATCTGGAGTTGCCGGAAATGTATTTCGATGATAAAGTGAAAAATGGAGACAGTATCCTCAGGGCGCTCCACTATTTTCCCCTCGATCCCGAAAAAACACCCGATGGAGCGGTACGTGCGGCAGCGCATGGTGATATTAACCTCATTACGTTACTGATGGGAGCCTCGGCAGATGGACTGGAAGTACTCCGGCGCGATGGCAAATGGATTGGAATCACTGCCCTTCCCGATCAGGTTGTTGTAAACGTTGGCGATATGCTCGACCGGCTGACAAATCATAAACTCAAGTCGACGATTCATCAGGTGGTGAATCCACCACGTGAAAAAATGAACCAGTCCCGGTATTCGATTCCATTTTTTATGCACCCACGTGCCGATATGGATTTGAAGAGCCTGGAGAGTTGTATCGACACGGAGCATCCTAAACTCTATGTGGACATGACGGCTGGTGAATTTCTGAACGAACGGTTGATGGAACTGGGGTTGAAAAAAGCGTAA
- a CDS encoding ATP-dependent Clp protease adaptor ClpS yields the protein MQPFEETDVDVLDEVIATDVHSLVVFNDDVNTFDHVIETLIDVCHHTPEQAEQCTLLIHYKGKCAVKNGSWEELVPMRNEICRRGISAEVLK from the coding sequence ATGCAACCTTTTGAAGAAACCGATGTGGACGTGCTCGATGAAGTCATTGCAACCGACGTTCATAGCCTCGTAGTCTTCAATGACGATGTGAACACGTTCGATCACGTAATCGAAACGTTGATTGACGTGTGCCATCATACACCAGAGCAGGCTGAGCAGTGTACACTTTTGATCCACTATAAAGGAAAATGCGCCGTTAAGAATGGCTCGTGGGAAGAACTTGTGCCAATGCGCAACGAAATCTGCCGCCGGGGCATCTCGGCCGAAGTACTGAAATAA
- a CDS encoding superoxide dismutase, whose translation MNRSEFLKLAFGASAGLVAFRSFGRAASSFGLNQAEGPFKLAPLPFDAGALEPHIDKTTMEIHHDKHHKAYVDNLNKAVAGTDMAKMDIEALVKSISSSTPAAVRNNAGGHWNHTFFWSILGPNAGGAPKGALADAINKKFGSFDNFKTEWAKAATGRFGSGWVWLIKSGSDVEIVSTPNQDNPLMALAEKKGTPVMGLDVWEHAYYLKYQNRRPEYVTAAWNVFDWNKIGKNFAG comes from the coding sequence ATGAATCGCTCCGAGTTTTTAAAATTGGCCTTTGGTGCTTCGGCCGGTTTAGTTGCTTTCCGCTCTTTCGGTCGGGCTGCGTCCAGCTTCGGTCTGAACCAGGCAGAAGGTCCGTTCAAACTGGCTCCTCTGCCGTTTGACGCGGGTGCGCTGGAACCGCACATCGATAAAACCACTATGGAGATCCACCACGACAAGCACCATAAAGCTTATGTGGACAACCTGAATAAGGCCGTAGCCGGAACCGATATGGCTAAAATGGACATTGAGGCTTTGGTAAAAAGCATCAGCAGCAGTACGCCCGCAGCGGTTCGCAACAATGCCGGTGGCCACTGGAATCACACATTCTTCTGGAGTATTCTTGGACCCAATGCAGGTGGTGCGCCAAAAGGTGCGTTGGCCGATGCGATTAACAAGAAGTTTGGATCGTTCGATAACTTCAAAACAGAGTGGGCAAAGGCCGCAACGGGTCGTTTCGGCTCGGGTTGGGTATGGCTTATCAAGAGTGGTAGCGATGTCGAAATCGTATCGACGCCTAACCAGGACAATCCGCTGATGGCGTTGGCCGAGAAAAAAGGAACACCGGTCATGGGCCTTGATGTTTGGGAACATGCCTACTATCTGAAATACCAAAACCGTCGGCCAGAGTACGTTACAGCTGCCTGGAACGTGTTTGACTGGAACAAAATCGGTAAGAACTTTGCGGGATAA
- a CDS encoding LapA family protein, whose amino-acid sequence MEPTNNPDFQHGYTSGVEGVNRETYEGYLSSQVNTDWLQDRIQEKRTEVTDSDRQLADAIEARRTAYAELQNHALQVERLDKQVKQRESDRLALEADRDNLRERRTKAAPDYSLLAGLLFLVAGISFLAGDLIISHEIVAYALNIRNTNEAWAFAVGLAMVSILLKPAYDRLIEKPYQENPEKNRGKYERFKIALALFSVLTLAVLGWFRYEAYRTDQLKAAINKSVRQLQLNTDPTAATQTLSPSTLSKIEQQLSESSELNLALVNSPWALLSFVLSGILFALAGAVCLGIALPVLAAFWFRWLQADVKLWKLRRRIKRLNQEIAPLDAQLAEQRTQQNVLQHNLDLLPILDELKEKRQSAADELNELLAELKLAQTDSRISNFNDGYGQGEATRTGLSDEEQRQLRKEMLSLQNGNRVNGSNRPGEPRPNGANPDKNTNGKTQGLRPYQTIRKFLSDDM is encoded by the coding sequence ATGGAACCAACAAACAATCCCGACTTTCAGCATGGCTATACAAGTGGTGTTGAAGGTGTTAACCGGGAAACATACGAAGGATATCTGTCAAGTCAGGTCAATACAGACTGGCTTCAGGATCGAATTCAGGAAAAGCGAACGGAAGTAACGGATTCTGACCGTCAGTTGGCGGATGCAATCGAAGCCCGTCGTACGGCTTATGCCGAATTGCAAAACCACGCCCTTCAGGTTGAACGCCTGGACAAGCAGGTTAAACAACGCGAATCCGACCGGCTGGCGCTGGAAGCGGACCGCGACAACCTCCGCGAACGCCGAACGAAAGCAGCTCCCGACTATTCACTGTTAGCAGGTCTCTTGTTTCTGGTTGCCGGAATTTCCTTTTTGGCGGGTGATCTGATTATTTCGCATGAGATTGTGGCCTACGCGCTAAACATTCGCAATACCAACGAAGCCTGGGCATTTGCAGTTGGTCTGGCCATGGTATCGATTCTGCTAAAACCTGCTTACGACCGACTGATCGAAAAGCCATACCAGGAAAACCCAGAGAAAAATCGGGGCAAATACGAGCGTTTCAAAATTGCACTGGCTCTCTTTTCAGTGCTGACGCTTGCCGTACTAGGTTGGTTCCGTTATGAAGCCTATCGCACAGACCAACTCAAAGCAGCCATTAATAAATCGGTTCGTCAGCTTCAGCTAAATACCGATCCCACAGCCGCTACGCAGACGCTCAGTCCGTCGACACTGAGTAAAATTGAGCAGCAATTAAGTGAATCGAGCGAATTGAATCTGGCGCTTGTCAATAGCCCGTGGGCATTGTTATCATTCGTTTTAAGCGGAATTCTGTTTGCGCTGGCCGGTGCTGTTTGCCTGGGTATCGCGTTGCCGGTACTAGCTGCTTTCTGGTTCCGATGGCTACAAGCCGATGTTAAGCTATGGAAACTACGTCGACGAATCAAACGACTAAATCAGGAAATAGCGCCCCTGGATGCGCAACTGGCCGAACAACGGACACAACAGAACGTGCTTCAACACAATCTGGATCTGCTACCAATTCTTGACGAATTAAAAGAAAAACGCCAGTCGGCCGCTGATGAACTGAACGAGCTACTGGCTGAATTGAAACTAGCCCAGACTGATAGTCGCATCAGCAACTTTAACGATGGGTATGGACAGGGCGAAGCGACCCGTACGGGTTTGAGCGACGAAGAACAGCGGCAACTTCGCAAGGAGATGCTTTCACTTCAGAATGGCAACCGGGTCAATGGCAGTAATCGGCCCGGCGAACCACGCCCAAATGGTGCCAATCCGGATAAAAATACCAACGGTAAAACGCAGGGATTACGGCCCTATCAAACAATCCGGAAGTTTCTGTCGGATGACATGTAG
- a CDS encoding ArsR/SmtB family transcription factor, which yields MDILKVNAALSNNVRLEIMKWLKEPAANFPPHVEVEGFDDGVCVKNIQLKTGLSQSTISHYLSVLQEAGLVIPTRHGKWTYYRRDEKNIKAYLTQLVLEL from the coding sequence ATGGATATTCTGAAAGTGAATGCAGCCCTTTCTAACAATGTCAGGTTAGAAATTATGAAGTGGCTTAAAGAACCAGCGGCTAATTTCCCCCCTCATGTTGAGGTGGAGGGGTTTGATGATGGCGTCTGTGTGAAAAATATTCAGCTAAAGACAGGCCTATCGCAGTCAACCATTTCGCATTATTTATCGGTGTTGCAGGAGGCTGGACTTGTCATTCCAACAAGGCACGGCAAGTGGACCTATTATCGAAGAGATGAAAAAAATATTAAAGCCTATCTTACCCAACTAGTTTTAGAATTATAA
- a CDS encoding WapI family immunity protein → MVLENSQNRLTISILDYEDGTAKNRIDRNTLLTSIELQHEGKSSIVTAPVMSTHELSALAHWFELVATGKPAKPVVLQEPCLFFDCHQRVLDKFRLTVRMEAEASPVWTSYYAEPFTMVFWLTYKEMLETAQSLRQLHYNFPTQA, encoded by the coding sequence ATGGTGCTGGAAAACAGTCAAAATAGATTGACCATCAGTATCTTAGATTATGAAGATGGTACGGCTAAAAATCGTATTGACCGCAATACGCTATTGACAAGTATCGAGCTACAACATGAGGGGAAATCCTCCATCGTAACGGCTCCGGTCATGTCAACGCATGAGTTGTCGGCTTTGGCTCATTGGTTTGAACTGGTGGCTACCGGGAAGCCAGCAAAGCCTGTTGTCTTGCAGGAGCCGTGTTTATTTTTTGATTGTCACCAGCGAGTCCTCGATAAGTTCAGGCTTACGGTACGGATGGAAGCAGAAGCATCGCCGGTCTGGACCAGCTATTATGCCGAACCGTTTACGATGGTTTTTTGGCTGACCTATAAGGAGATGCTCGAAACAGCACAATCTCTTCGTCAGTTGCACTACAATTTCCCCACCCAGGCCTAG
- the recR gene encoding recombination mediator RecR: protein MEYPSKLIEAAVNEVSKLPGIGKKTALRLVLHLLKRDEEQTETLAQSLTAMRTQVKYCRKCHNLSDHDLCSICTSNKRDQSLICVVEDTRDVLAIENTAQYKGLYHVLGGIISPVEGIGPSDLQIDSLITRLRGPESEQVREIILAISPTMEGDTTAFYLQKKLKPFNLKISTIARGVPIGGDLEYADEVTLGRSILSRIAYD from the coding sequence TTGGAGTATCCATCCAAACTTATAGAAGCTGCGGTAAACGAGGTATCAAAACTGCCGGGAATCGGGAAGAAAACTGCCCTCCGGCTGGTTCTGCACTTGCTTAAACGCGACGAAGAGCAAACCGAAACGTTGGCTCAAAGCCTGACGGCTATGCGTACGCAGGTCAAATACTGCCGCAAATGCCATAACCTCTCAGACCATGATCTCTGTTCGATCTGCACCAGTAACAAGCGTGATCAATCATTGATCTGTGTTGTTGAAGATACGCGCGATGTGCTGGCCATTGAGAATACCGCTCAATATAAGGGTCTTTATCATGTGCTCGGAGGAATCATATCCCCCGTAGAAGGAATTGGCCCCAGTGATCTACAGATTGACTCACTAATTACGCGATTACGCGGCCCGGAGAGCGAGCAGGTACGCGAAATTATTCTGGCCATAAGCCCGACGATGGAAGGGGATACAACGGCGTTTTATCTGCAAAAGAAACTCAAGCCGTTTAACCTGAAAATCTCGACGATTGCCCGGGGAGTGCCTATCGGGGGAGACCTCGAATATGCTGATGAGGTTACGCTGGGGCGAAGTATTTTAAGCCGAATAGCTTATGATTAA
- a CDS encoding PhzF family phenazine biosynthesis protein: protein MERINYYIVDVFASNKYEGNQLAVFLDLENRLSEKQMQQIAKEINFAETTFIKENKNDSRFAVRIFTPDHEVPFAGHPSIGTSYVISKFLLATRTPKLTLELAHCDLEISIPEPNNLDESIVYMRQAQPEFRDTFTHQEIAEGLDIELSSLDLLLPIQEISTGLPYILVPLKNLAAMESLDLTYQAFKDFLISKNKYRTNSKTGHSTSLFFFTKEAYETGNSYNTRMLLIENNKLSEDAATGSANGCFLAYLLTHEGAEINVTVEQGFQMGRKSYLYLNGNVQDGHFEINVGGKNKLISEGVWYF, encoded by the coding sequence ATGGAACGAATTAATTACTATATAGTCGATGTTTTTGCTTCCAATAAATACGAAGGAAATCAGTTAGCTGTTTTCCTGGACCTGGAGAATCGGTTATCTGAAAAACAAATGCAGCAAATTGCCAAAGAGATAAACTTTGCAGAAACCACTTTTATCAAAGAAAATAAAAATGATAGTCGATTTGCAGTCAGGATATTTACGCCTGACCATGAAGTTCCGTTTGCGGGTCATCCTTCAATAGGAACCAGCTATGTTATTTCGAAATTTCTACTAGCTACCAGAACACCAAAACTAACGTTAGAATTAGCTCATTGTGATCTGGAAATTTCAATTCCTGAACCCAATAATCTCGACGAAAGCATCGTCTATATGCGACAGGCTCAGCCTGAATTCAGAGATACATTTACTCACCAGGAGATTGCAGAAGGGCTTGATATTGAACTCTCTAGCTTAGACCTTTTGCTTCCCATTCAGGAAATTAGTACGGGGCTCCCTTACATTTTAGTCCCGCTTAAAAATTTGGCAGCCATGGAAAGCCTCGACCTTACTTATCAGGCATTTAAAGATTTCCTGATATCAAAAAATAAGTACAGGACGAATAGCAAAACTGGCCATTCAACTTCGTTGTTTTTCTTTACAAAAGAAGCGTATGAAACCGGCAATTCATATAATACGAGAATGCTCTTAATTGAAAATAACAAACTATCCGAAGACGCTGCTACGGGAAGTGCAAATGGGTGTTTTCTTGCCTATCTGTTAACCCATGAGGGCGCAGAAATTAATGTGACTGTAGAGCAGGGTTTTCAAATGGGCAGGAAATCCTATTTATATCTCAATGGAAACGTACAGGATGGTCATTTTGAAATTAATGTTGGTGGAAAAAATAAATTAATTTCAGAAGGAGTCTGGTATTTTTAG
- a CDS encoding PQQ-dependent sugar dehydrogenase, with the protein MLHSLGYHRFIRELSTFSWLLALIIGLSLTNTCLFAQLPSGFSKNVVQEDYTTPIGMNFSRTGNQFFVWEKKGLLWVSTWNGTSYVRQATPVLDIQEEVGDWNDFGLHSICFDPNYETNGLIYLFYQVDLHYLLYYGTPQYSSTANLYRHATISRVTRYHLQNSGGNLTTDYNSRHVLLGESITTGVPVTYESHAGGTLLFGRDGTLLLATGDGGHHEGVDVGNRSDTFFQESLDYNMMRANENVGAMRSQMVNSMCGKILRLDPATGNGVSSNPFYDPANPRSPQSRVWTLGLRNPYRMVLQDSTGSTTASDGNPGTLLIADVGWYKIEDFHIVDKAGLNCGWPVYEGLEPTISYNGTNVPNLDEPGQPTFESLCVQPTSFIDDPNPALRRFTHSRPALDYSHGPNAITRVPAFNGTTPITRIIGTTGAPAGTSFYGYCAIGGVYYTGNQFPADYKNTYFLTDHSMGWIKNLELHDEGDHKIHEVRDFAPYSFETGIVDMKMNPRDGSIYYVQILGTISRISYGGNQPPVASASSNVTYGPSPLNVQFTGSNSVDPEGLPLTYLWNFGDGTTSTVANPTHVFSNTAVQKFTVSLTVTDNQGQQSIPKVIIISVNNTPPAVQITNPAPGTLYTMSQPTSYTVQANVTDTDLSGLTYEWQVKLQHNNHTHPEPILTGSSPVITVSPVGCSPNETYSYLLSVKVTDNGGLTATQSVTLYPDCNSASSLVTHVTATRQLSAVQVSWINPELLFDEILVAAREGTGFTDVPNGTSYTAVASFTGNGSPIEGGKVVYRGTGTSVTVTNLNPLVQYYFRVYTRVGNTWNGGVEVSAIPNLPPTAPSQIVQTILPNQPFSYTVAAFTDPESQTLAYSAINLPAWLTFNETTRVLSGTATAANTYVFTIVATDPGSLTASTTVTINTGVCTMFTLKTGNWNDPTVWSCNRIPNSTDAVQLNHIVSIPNQITASASKVTFSSGIKLLVGTNAKLKLSQ; encoded by the coding sequence ATGCTACACTCATTGGGCTATCACCGTTTTATTCGTGAACTTTCTACTTTTTCATGGCTTCTAGCGCTGATCATTGGTTTGTCATTAACCAATACCTGCCTTTTTGCCCAGCTTCCCTCAGGCTTTTCTAAAAATGTAGTTCAGGAGGACTATACAACCCCGATCGGGATGAACTTTAGTCGTACTGGCAATCAATTCTTTGTTTGGGAAAAAAAAGGACTGCTTTGGGTATCAACCTGGAATGGAACCTCCTATGTCCGGCAGGCTACGCCCGTTTTGGATATACAGGAAGAAGTTGGTGATTGGAATGATTTCGGCCTGCATAGTATTTGTTTTGATCCAAACTATGAAACCAATGGCCTGATTTACTTATTCTATCAAGTTGATCTCCATTACTTATTGTACTATGGTACTCCGCAATACAGTAGCACTGCTAATCTGTACAGGCATGCAACAATCAGCCGTGTAACACGGTATCACCTTCAAAATTCGGGTGGTAATCTCACAACTGATTACAACAGTCGGCATGTTCTCCTGGGCGAGTCAATAACAACCGGTGTTCCTGTCACCTACGAATCGCACGCAGGCGGCACACTGTTATTCGGTCGCGATGGCACCTTGCTACTGGCTACGGGTGATGGTGGTCATCATGAAGGTGTTGATGTGGGGAACCGTAGTGATACTTTCTTTCAGGAATCGCTGGATTACAACATGATGAGAGCTAACGAGAATGTTGGCGCCATGCGTTCGCAGATGGTCAATTCGATGTGCGGTAAAATTCTACGCCTTGATCCTGCCACAGGTAACGGCGTATCGAGTAATCCCTTCTACGATCCGGCAAACCCCCGCTCTCCACAATCGCGGGTATGGACACTAGGTTTACGCAATCCCTACCGAATGGTGTTGCAGGATAGTACGGGCAGCACAACTGCCAGCGACGGCAATCCAGGCACATTGCTCATAGCCGATGTAGGCTGGTATAAAATCGAAGATTTCCATATAGTTGATAAGGCCGGGCTTAACTGCGGCTGGCCGGTCTATGAAGGGCTGGAACCAACGATATCCTATAACGGGACCAACGTTCCTAATCTCGATGAACCTGGTCAGCCAACGTTTGAAAGCCTTTGTGTTCAGCCTACGTCATTCATCGATGATCCGAATCCTGCCCTTCGTCGCTTTACCCACTCCCGTCCGGCCCTGGATTACAGTCATGGTCCTAATGCCATAACTCGGGTTCCTGCTTTTAACGGAACAACACCCATTACGCGGATAATTGGAACAACCGGTGCCCCTGCCGGAACATCGTTTTATGGGTATTGTGCGATAGGTGGTGTGTATTATACGGGCAACCAATTTCCGGCTGACTATAAAAACACGTACTTCCTGACCGACCATAGCATGGGTTGGATCAAAAATCTGGAATTACATGATGAAGGCGACCATAAAATTCATGAAGTGAGAGACTTTGCACCCTATAGTTTTGAAACGGGTATCGTGGATATGAAGATGAACCCACGCGATGGTTCCATTTATTATGTCCAGATTCTGGGAACAATATCGCGAATTAGTTATGGAGGGAATCAACCACCCGTAGCCAGCGCATCCTCAAACGTAACTTACGGGCCATCTCCCCTCAACGTTCAGTTTACGGGGTCAAACTCCGTCGATCCGGAAGGTTTACCGCTAACGTATTTGTGGAATTTTGGTGATGGAACAACGTCAACAGTTGCCAACCCCACTCATGTCTTTTCGAACACAGCAGTGCAGAAGTTCACTGTCAGCTTGACTGTTACTGATAATCAGGGGCAACAGTCAATTCCCAAAGTGATCATTATATCGGTGAATAATACCCCCCCGGCAGTTCAAATCACGAACCCAGCCCCTGGCACGTTGTACACGATGAGTCAACCCACGTCCTACACGGTTCAGGCGAATGTTACCGATACGGATCTCAGCGGCCTAACGTATGAATGGCAGGTGAAGCTCCAGCATAATAATCACACGCATCCAGAACCTATTCTTACTGGCTCAAGCCCGGTTATAACGGTTTCGCCGGTAGGGTGTAGCCCCAATGAAACCTATTCTTACCTGCTTTCAGTGAAAGTAACCGATAATGGCGGGTTAACGGCCACTCAATCGGTTACGCTGTATCCCGATTGCAATTCAGCCAGTTCATTAGTAACTCATGTAACAGCAACTCGTCAGCTTAGTGCTGTTCAGGTAAGCTGGATAAACCCTGAACTTTTATTTGATGAGATACTGGTTGCCGCCAGGGAAGGGACTGGATTTACCGACGTGCCCAATGGAACATCGTATACGGCGGTTGCCAGTTTTACGGGCAACGGTTCACCAATTGAAGGAGGAAAAGTAGTTTATCGGGGCACAGGAACCAGCGTAACGGTAACCAATTTGAATCCGTTAGTTCAATACTATTTCCGGGTCTACACTCGCGTGGGGAATACCTGGAATGGTGGAGTTGAGGTCAGTGCTATTCCAAACTTACCGCCCACTGCTCCTAGCCAGATTGTTCAGACAATTCTGCCGAATCAGCCTTTTAGTTATACAGTAGCTGCTTTTACAGACCCCGAAAGTCAAACGCTGGCCTATAGTGCCATCAACCTGCCAGCGTGGCTAACGTTCAATGAAACAACACGTGTCTTAAGCGGTACTGCAACAGCGGCAAACACTTATGTGTTCACTATTGTGGCAACTGATCCCGGCAGTTTAACGGCGTCTACTACCGTGACCATTAACACCGGTGTCTGTACCATGTTCACCCTAAAGACTGGTAACTGGAACGACCCTACGGTCTGGTCATGCAACCGGATTCCAAACAGCACGGATGCTGTGCAATTGAACCACATTGTTAGTATTCCGAACCAGATTACGGCATCTGCCTCGAAAGTAACCTTTAGTAGCGGAATTAAACTGCTTGTTGGTACCAACGCGAAATTGAAGCTTAGCCAATGA
- the chrA gene encoding chromate efflux transporter translates to MPPYLTPVKPVRRIRFLIFLKDVLILSLTTFGGPQVHLAMLYERFVQKRRYLTETELMELNALCQILPGPTSTQTITAVGFKIGGPNLAYVTLLIWILPAVSIMTAVGMGINYLEQHHLSLRFARYIQPMAVGFLIVAGYRIGQKVIKDKVSLALAITAALVAYVFRSPVMTPIVIVAGGLVTALTYEKQERMEKKPLKVQWANFFLWLGVLIGAAGLGAVTQSLPVRLFENFYRNGSLVFGGGQVLTPMLYNEFVAFKHYLTREEFLSGLGLVQALPGPVFSFASYIGALSMRDAGFSGQLWGSCVSTAGIFLPGTFLIFFVYRFWEQLKRYRVVRASLDGVNAASTGLTAAAAIVLFQPMAPHWPSVVVVLITMGVLLYTRIPPFIVVVGGLMAGIVL, encoded by the coding sequence ATGCCTCCCTATCTGACACCAGTCAAGCCCGTACGACGAATCCGCTTCCTTATCTTCCTGAAAGATGTGCTGATTTTGTCCCTTACTACCTTCGGCGGGCCGCAGGTGCACCTGGCGATGTTGTATGAACGCTTTGTGCAGAAACGACGGTATCTGACGGAAACTGAACTAATGGAGCTGAATGCCCTCTGTCAGATTCTGCCAGGGCCAACCTCTACACAAACCATTACGGCTGTTGGGTTTAAAATTGGTGGCCCAAATTTAGCCTATGTTACCCTGCTGATCTGGATATTGCCCGCTGTCAGCATTATGACAGCCGTTGGCATGGGTATTAACTACCTCGAACAACACCATCTTTCGTTACGATTTGCCCGCTATATACAGCCAATGGCCGTTGGCTTTCTGATCGTGGCGGGGTATCGCATTGGCCAGAAAGTGATCAAAGATAAAGTCAGTCTGGCACTTGCCATTACTGCCGCACTGGTCGCTTATGTTTTCCGGTCGCCGGTTATGACACCGATTGTTATTGTGGCTGGTGGTTTAGTAACCGCACTGACCTACGAAAAGCAGGAGCGAATGGAAAAAAAACCTCTCAAAGTACAGTGGGCTAATTTTTTCCTGTGGCTGGGTGTACTGATCGGCGCGGCTGGTCTTGGTGCAGTTACGCAATCGCTGCCCGTTCGTTTGTTCGAGAATTTTTACCGAAACGGCAGTCTGGTCTTTGGCGGTGGGCAAGTCTTGACACCGATGCTTTACAATGAGTTTGTCGCGTTTAAGCACTACCTCACCCGCGAAGAGTTTCTGTCTGGATTAGGGTTGGTTCAGGCGTTGCCGGGTCCTGTGTTTTCGTTTGCTTCCTACATTGGTGCATTATCCATGCGTGATGCCGGATTTAGCGGCCAGTTGTGGGGGAGCTGCGTGTCGACAGCCGGGATTTTCCTTCCCGGAACATTTCTAATATTCTTCGTTTACCGCTTCTGGGAGCAGCTGAAACGCTACCGTGTTGTCAGGGCTTCGCTGGATGGCGTCAATGCCGCCAGTACGGGTTTAACAGCGGCAGCGGCTATTGTTCTTTTTCAACCCATGGCGCCCCACTGGCCATCTGTCGTTGTTGTGCTGATAACAATGGGCGTTTTGCTCTATACCCGAATTCCTCCCTTTATCGTCGTTGTTGGTGGCTTGATGGCCGGTATTGTTTTATAG